One stretch of Mustelus asterias chromosome 21, sMusAst1.hap1.1, whole genome shotgun sequence DNA includes these proteins:
- the LOC144508891 gene encoding achaete-scute homolog 1-like: MEIPQVQRVALEADSRGGRKRRAGPPVGLRPRQRHCRSPSGPPATSLRRNERERNRVRLVNLGFANLRQHVPQWGPAKRTSKVDTLRSAVEYIRMLEVLLQEQSYGDSQLSPTSTMGRGSIADSPLSSYSSEDISHDSICSEREFMAYKDWLRIE, encoded by the coding sequence ATGGAGATCCCGCAGGTGCAGCGCGTCGCCCTGGAGGCGGACAGCCGGGGCGGCCGCAAGAGGAGGGCGGGCCCGCCCGTTGGCCTGCGCCCACGCCAGCGGCACTGCCGGTCCCCCAGCGGCCCCCCCGCCACCAGCCTGCGGCGCAACGAGCGAGAGAGGAACCGCGTCCGGTTGGTCAACTTGGGTTTTGCCAACCTGCGGCAGCACGTTCCCCAGTGGGGTCCAGCCAAGAGGACGAGTAAAGTGGACACCCTACGCTCCGCGGTGGAATATATCCGGATGCTGGAGGTCCTACTACAGGAACAGAGCTATGGAGATTCCCAACTGTCCCCCACCTCAACCATGGGGCGAGGATCCATCGCTGACTCCCCGCTCTCTTCCTACTCATCCGAGGACATCTCTCACGACTCCATCTGCTCTGAGCGGGAATTCATGGCCTACAAGGACTGGCTCCGGATCGAGTGA